One window of the Salminus brasiliensis chromosome 1, fSalBra1.hap2, whole genome shotgun sequence genome contains the following:
- the ccdc191 gene encoding coiled-coil domain-containing protein 191 isoform X1: protein MAHPSHRPNIFTWKRLTRNGPPSSNKVQLTDGDINQWMKRVEMASEFAVSEVFLPQKAHTAKRSQAVALQSMEQLQDHDDAYSEAQAILSDWMNTKLRLELEIDEEEEEMIGSSNTESPEKRANLNYNNFDEMYSHLAQEDESFEVNNFLQDLMETEVLNSREVEGLRLDTKTEEKRRDPRITMQVRHQQVKERRLRRDAERERQHREQEAKREAREEAQRLEHEDQSRRKQEACRQEGLLQQEMLRLRRHLEEKRNTEQLARKMERETLEKQRTSERSGALKPAFVTQKQLHCREQEMEARLHILRLQCMQKHFSAWYSVVLEKRVRLGKAAALCDWRGQLRAWRAWRALVWVKREEREAERTEEELRMDNRRCQVAAESDRRRLLRRCLNDWRLWCRMEKERRELLSQQEETRRKMVALISAAASGKLMSENCTDLPVPARPSEDSTQPIPLQMAASGPVPPTLTDRKAAVPTQAWQVTRRHAALSQAELRQAHQRQPLNSALRCRSAERSGRFEHRHMAQKQTITEQRRLLKEQQELISRLQERQNFLELRQEAERHAESAAPCPTVQLKVSAKHSITQGSTDGGDAETSSNGTSRADTANHPTPKATASHPVAPHPAVRAMEKRAQLRAERRREVEAIKKRREEEKLAQMKAAEEERLRQEEEERRIAAERRKEERRQQKERELEKQKRIEREQKLLKQAQEHYHRSLLLHRGLAPWKRLLEKSHTNSQKAEDHHSNVLQRRCLLSWLQTAGEALAEKEACSDQLYQCILLKRAFCSWKRFKHLQCVLEARAEHFYRAQTLKKVFMALLDHATHQRLLAWNREQQAEEHNARRAVRRCFSGWRRLPAALREEREREVRRERLRRKVAEILPDFRSSPVNGLWSPAPSH, encoded by the exons CTCAGGCTATTCTTAGTGATTGGATGAACACAAAGTTGCGCCTGGAGCTGGAAAttgatgaggaagaggaggagatgatTGGTTCAAGTAACACAGAAAGTCCAGAGAAGAGAGCAAACCTGAACTACAACAACTTTGACG AGATGTATTCTCACCTTGCGCAGGAAGATGAGAGTTTTGAAGTTAACAACTTCCTCCAAGACCTGATGGAGACAGAAGTATTGAATTCTCGGGAGGTGGAGGGTCTCAGGCTGGACACAAAGACGGAGGAGAAACGCAGGGACCCCCGCATCACCATGCAGGTGCGTCACCAGCAGGTAAAAGAGAGACGCTTACGAAGAGATGCAGAGCGGGAAAGGCAGCATAGAGAACAGGAGGCAAAAAGGGAGGCGCGAGAGGAGGCGCAGCGGCTGGAGCATGAGGAccagagcaggaggaaacaggAGGCCTGCAGGCAAGAGGGGCTTCTTCAGCAGGAGATGTTGCGACTGCGTCGGCATCTGGAGGAAAAGAGGAACACGGAGCAGCTCGCACGAAAGAT GGAACGAGAAACGCTGGAAAAACAGCGAACCAGCGAGCGCTCTGGAGCACTGAAGCCAGCCTTTGTCACACAGAAGCAGCTGCACTGCAGAGAACAGGAAATGGAGGCAAGGCTGCACATCCTCAGGCTGCAG TGCATGCagaagcatttctcagcctggtACTCAGTGGTGCTAGAGAAGAGGGTGCGGCTGGGTAAGGCAGCAGCGCTCTGTGACTGGAGAGGACAGCTGAGGGCCTGGCGGGCGTGGCGGGCACTCGTATgggtaaagagagaggagagagaggctgagagaacGGAGGAGGAGCTAAGGATGGATAACAG ACGTTGTCAAGTCGCAGCCGAGAGTGACCGAAGGCGGCTTTTGAGGCGCTGTCTGAATGACTGGCGTTTGTGGTGCCGAATGGAGAAGGAGCGCAGGGAACTGCTCAGCCAGCAGGAGGAAACCAGACGCAAAATGGTGGCCCTGATCAGCGCAGCAGCTTCTGGGAAACTGATGTCAGAGAACTGCACTGATCTGCCAGTCCCAGCCAGGCCTTCTGAGGACAGCACTCAACCT ATACCACTACAAATGGCTGCATCAGGTCCTGTCCCACCCACTTTGACTGACAGGAAGGCTGCTGTTCCAACCCAGGCCTGGCAAGTGACACGTCGTCACGCTGCCCTCTCGCAGGCCGAGCTTCGTCAGGCTCATCAGAGGCAGCCCTTGAACAGCGCCCTCCGCTGTCGGAGTGCAGAG CGAAGTGGCCGGTTCGAGCATCGTCACATGGCCCAGAAGCAGACAATCACTGAGCAGAGACGTCTTCTCAAAGAGCAACAGGAGCTGATCTCACGTCTTCAGGAGAGGCAGAACTTTCTGGAGCTCAGACAGGAGGCAGAGAGACATGCAGAGTCAGCAGCACCGTGTCCGACAGTCCAGCTTAAAGTCTCAGCGAAACACAGCATCACACAGGGCAGCACAGATGGTGGAGATGCTGAGACAAG TTCAAATGGAACCTCAAGAGCAGACACTGCTAATCATCCGACCCCCAAAGCCACAGCCAGTCACCCAGTGGCTCCTCACCCAGCAGTACGAG CCATGGAGAAGCGGGCGCAGCTACGTGCGGAACGCAGGAGGGAGGTGGAGGCGATAAAGAAGAGGCGAGAGGAGGAGAAGCTG GCTCAGATGAAAGCCGCAGAGGAGGAGAGACTTAGGcaggaagaagaggaaaggCGTATAGCAGCGGAAAggaggaaagaggagaggaggcaaCAGAAGGAG AGGGAGCTGGAGAAACAGAAGAGAATAGAACGGGAGCAGAAATTGTTGAAGCAGGCGCAAGAACACTACCACAGATCACTGCTACTGCACAGAGGCCTGGCACCATGGAAACGTCTTCTGGAGAAGAGTCACACCAATTCTCAG aaagcTGAGGATCATCACAGTAATGTTCTCCAGAGACGATGCCTTCTGTCTTGGCTGCAGACTGCAGGCGAGGCCCTGGCTGAGAAAGAGGCCTGTTCAGACCAACTGTACCAATGCATTCTACTCAAGAGAGCTTTCTGCAGCTGGAAAAgg TTTAAGCATCTGCAGTGTGTCCTGGAGGCAAGGGCTGAGCACTTCTATAGGGCTCAGACTCTCAAGAAGGTTTTCATGGCTCTGCTGGATCATGCAACCCACCAGAGATTGCTGGCCTGGAACAGAGAGCAGCAGGCTGAAGAGCACAATGCCAG GCGGGCAGTGCGGAGGTGTTTTTCTGGCTGGAGACGTCTGCCAGCCGCCTTgcgggaggagagagaaagagaggtgcgCAGAGAACGGCTCAGGCGCAAAGTAGCCGAGATTCTCCCCGACTTTCGTTCATCGCCTGTGAATGGTTTGTGGAGCCCAGCACCATCCcattaa
- the ccdc191 gene encoding coiled-coil domain-containing protein 191 isoform X2 has product MAHPSHRPNIFTWKRLTRNGPPSSNKVQLTDGDINQWMKRVEMASEFAVSEVFLPQKAHTAKRSQAVALQSMEQLQDHDDAYSEAQAILSDWMNTKLRLELEIDEEEEEMIGSSNTESPEKRANLNYNNFDEMYSHLAQEDESFEVNNFLQDLMETEVLNSREVEGLRLDTKTEEKRRDPRITMQVRHQQVKERRLRRDAERERQHREQEAKREAREEAQRLEHEDQSRRKQEACRQEGLLQQEMLRLRRHLEEKRNTEQLARKMERETLEKQRTSERSGALKPAFVTQKQLHCREQEMEARLHILRLQCMQKHFSAWYSVVLEKRVRLGKAAALCDWRGQLRAWRAWRALVWVKREEREAERTEEELRMDNRRCQVAAESDRRRLLRRCLNDWRLWCRMEKERRELLSQQEETRRKMVALISAAASGKLMSENCTDLPVPARPSEDSTQPIPLQMAASGPVPPTLTDRKAAVPTQAWQVTRRHAALSQAELRQAHQRQPLNSALRCRSAERSGRFEHRHMAQKQTITEQRRLLKEQQELISRLQERQNFLELRQEAERHAESAAPCPTVQLKVSAKHSITQGSTDGGDAETSSNGTSRADTANHPTPKATASHPVAPHPAVRAMEKRAQLRAERRREVEAIKKRREEEKLAQMKAAEEERLRQEEEERRIAAERRKEERRQQKERELEKQKRIEREQKLLKQAQEHYHRSLLLHRGLAPWKRLLEKSHTNSQKAEDHHSNVLQRRCLLSWLQTAGEALAEKEACSDQLYQCILLKRAFCSWKRFKHLQCVLEARAEHFYRAQTLKKVFMALLDHATHQRLLAWNREQQAEEHNARRAVRRCFSGWRRLPAALREEREREVRRERLRRKVAEILPDFRSSPVNGPVP; this is encoded by the exons CTCAGGCTATTCTTAGTGATTGGATGAACACAAAGTTGCGCCTGGAGCTGGAAAttgatgaggaagaggaggagatgatTGGTTCAAGTAACACAGAAAGTCCAGAGAAGAGAGCAAACCTGAACTACAACAACTTTGACG AGATGTATTCTCACCTTGCGCAGGAAGATGAGAGTTTTGAAGTTAACAACTTCCTCCAAGACCTGATGGAGACAGAAGTATTGAATTCTCGGGAGGTGGAGGGTCTCAGGCTGGACACAAAGACGGAGGAGAAACGCAGGGACCCCCGCATCACCATGCAGGTGCGTCACCAGCAGGTAAAAGAGAGACGCTTACGAAGAGATGCAGAGCGGGAAAGGCAGCATAGAGAACAGGAGGCAAAAAGGGAGGCGCGAGAGGAGGCGCAGCGGCTGGAGCATGAGGAccagagcaggaggaaacaggAGGCCTGCAGGCAAGAGGGGCTTCTTCAGCAGGAGATGTTGCGACTGCGTCGGCATCTGGAGGAAAAGAGGAACACGGAGCAGCTCGCACGAAAGAT GGAACGAGAAACGCTGGAAAAACAGCGAACCAGCGAGCGCTCTGGAGCACTGAAGCCAGCCTTTGTCACACAGAAGCAGCTGCACTGCAGAGAACAGGAAATGGAGGCAAGGCTGCACATCCTCAGGCTGCAG TGCATGCagaagcatttctcagcctggtACTCAGTGGTGCTAGAGAAGAGGGTGCGGCTGGGTAAGGCAGCAGCGCTCTGTGACTGGAGAGGACAGCTGAGGGCCTGGCGGGCGTGGCGGGCACTCGTATgggtaaagagagaggagagagaggctgagagaacGGAGGAGGAGCTAAGGATGGATAACAG ACGTTGTCAAGTCGCAGCCGAGAGTGACCGAAGGCGGCTTTTGAGGCGCTGTCTGAATGACTGGCGTTTGTGGTGCCGAATGGAGAAGGAGCGCAGGGAACTGCTCAGCCAGCAGGAGGAAACCAGACGCAAAATGGTGGCCCTGATCAGCGCAGCAGCTTCTGGGAAACTGATGTCAGAGAACTGCACTGATCTGCCAGTCCCAGCCAGGCCTTCTGAGGACAGCACTCAACCT ATACCACTACAAATGGCTGCATCAGGTCCTGTCCCACCCACTTTGACTGACAGGAAGGCTGCTGTTCCAACCCAGGCCTGGCAAGTGACACGTCGTCACGCTGCCCTCTCGCAGGCCGAGCTTCGTCAGGCTCATCAGAGGCAGCCCTTGAACAGCGCCCTCCGCTGTCGGAGTGCAGAG CGAAGTGGCCGGTTCGAGCATCGTCACATGGCCCAGAAGCAGACAATCACTGAGCAGAGACGTCTTCTCAAAGAGCAACAGGAGCTGATCTCACGTCTTCAGGAGAGGCAGAACTTTCTGGAGCTCAGACAGGAGGCAGAGAGACATGCAGAGTCAGCAGCACCGTGTCCGACAGTCCAGCTTAAAGTCTCAGCGAAACACAGCATCACACAGGGCAGCACAGATGGTGGAGATGCTGAGACAAG TTCAAATGGAACCTCAAGAGCAGACACTGCTAATCATCCGACCCCCAAAGCCACAGCCAGTCACCCAGTGGCTCCTCACCCAGCAGTACGAG CCATGGAGAAGCGGGCGCAGCTACGTGCGGAACGCAGGAGGGAGGTGGAGGCGATAAAGAAGAGGCGAGAGGAGGAGAAGCTG GCTCAGATGAAAGCCGCAGAGGAGGAGAGACTTAGGcaggaagaagaggaaaggCGTATAGCAGCGGAAAggaggaaagaggagaggaggcaaCAGAAGGAG AGGGAGCTGGAGAAACAGAAGAGAATAGAACGGGAGCAGAAATTGTTGAAGCAGGCGCAAGAACACTACCACAGATCACTGCTACTGCACAGAGGCCTGGCACCATGGAAACGTCTTCTGGAGAAGAGTCACACCAATTCTCAG aaagcTGAGGATCATCACAGTAATGTTCTCCAGAGACGATGCCTTCTGTCTTGGCTGCAGACTGCAGGCGAGGCCCTGGCTGAGAAAGAGGCCTGTTCAGACCAACTGTACCAATGCATTCTACTCAAGAGAGCTTTCTGCAGCTGGAAAAgg TTTAAGCATCTGCAGTGTGTCCTGGAGGCAAGGGCTGAGCACTTCTATAGGGCTCAGACTCTCAAGAAGGTTTTCATGGCTCTGCTGGATCATGCAACCCACCAGAGATTGCTGGCCTGGAACAGAGAGCAGCAGGCTGAAGAGCACAATGCCAG GCGGGCAGTGCGGAGGTGTTTTTCTGGCTGGAGACGTCTGCCAGCCGCCTTgcgggaggagagagaaagagaggtgcgCAGAGAACGGCTCAGGCGCAAAGTAGCCGAGATTCTCCCCGACTTTCGTTCATCGCCTGTGAATG GCCCCGTCCCTTAG
- the zdhhc23b gene encoding palmitoyltransferase ZDHHC23-B encodes MKKRAKKALEQDDPLCCCEYVDRHGGRSHMAACCCDCEDLDEACDRWMKREPQKPDSLSRVSDVVTDRLRVPWISGAKQVDLSLIPPLVLLPVLLHIAALHYLLGIVVLTALPVIVLWYYYFTHRKKGRTLFFLSLALFSLFYMYYLFLSEVVPQGDVSYLQVGSVTTGVALTLIALIHTKRGPGYVRPCPSDTHSTVTYHTPPPDIDSTYHNGSWHQVVIANHGTPPEQKAESNTDPGGALQKDTVKKNWCPICRVVKPPRAGHCRICGACVLRLDHHCVWINSCVGQANHRSFLLMLLLFLSTSLYGISLVLRSVCPTQSTLTALLYCPDVYSQYSSALCFTCAWYSSIVTGGLLHLLVLQLINVSYNVTEREARVALRDKAGRSLLWGLVIDTGVYSRGFRGNWIEFLTMSEALEPSALKPTDLV; translated from the exons ATGAAGAAGAGAGCCAAAAAGGCCTTGGAGCAGGACGATCCACTGTGCTGCTGTGAGTATGTGGATCGACATGGCGGACGGAGCCATATGGCAGCATGCTGCTGCGACTGTGAGGATCTGGACGAGGCCTGTGACAG GTGGATGAAGAGAGAGCCCCAAAAGCCAGATTCTCTGTCTCGAGTGTCGGATGTGGTGACCGATCGCCTGCGAGTGCCCTGGATTTCAGGGGCTAAGCAAGTTGACCTGTCTTTGATCCCACCTCTTGTCCTGCTTCCTGTCCTCTTGCACATTGCTGCTCTGCATTACCTGCTGGGTATTGTGGTCCTAACGGCGCTGCCTGTCATAGTACTTTGGTATTACTACTTCACCCACCGCAAGAAAGGGCGCACTCTGTTCTTCCTCAGCCTTGCACTTTTTTCACTCTTCTACATGTACTACCTCTTCCTCTCGGAGGTTGTTCCACAAGGCGACGTCAGTTATCTGCAGGTGGGTTCCGTGACCACTGGTGTCGCCCTCACGCTCATTGCCCTCATACATACCAAGAGAGGGCCGGGCTATGTCAGACCCTGCCCCTCTGACACTCACAGCACAGTGACCTATCACACCCCTCCACCGGACATAGACTCCACCTACCACAATGGCTCATGGCATCAGGTGGTGATAGCCAATCATGGGACTCCTCCAGAGCAGAAGGCTGAATCCAATACAGATCCAGGTGGCGCACTCCAAAAGGACACCGTGAAGAAGAACTGGTGTCCGATTTGTAGGGTGGTGAAACCCCCGAGAGCGGGACACTGCAGGATCTGCGGGGCTTGCGTTCTGCGGCTGGACCACCACTGTGTCTG GATTAACAGCTGTGTGGGCCAGGCCAATCACCGCAGCTTTCTTCTGATGCTCCTTCTCTTCCTGTCGACTTCGTTGTATGGGATCAGCCTGGTTCTGCGCAGTGTGTGTCCCACACAGAGCACACTGACTGCCCTGCTCTACTGCCCTGATGTCTACAGCCAATACAG TTCTGCCTTGTGCTTCACCTGTGCCTGGTACAGCAGTATTGTCACAGGAGGGCTGCTCCACCTGCTGGTTCTCCAGCTCATCAACGTCAGCTACAACGTGACGGAGCGCGAGGCTCGGGTCGCTCTGAGGGACAAAGCAGGACGCAGTCTCCTCTGGGGCCTTGTCATCGACACGGGGGTCTACTCGAGAGGCTTCCGTGGAAACTGGATAGAGTTCCTGACCATGAGCGAGGCGCTGGAGCCATCCGCCCTCAAACCAACTGATCTGGTGTAG